A region from the Rhodamnia argentea isolate NSW1041297 chromosome 7, ASM2092103v1, whole genome shotgun sequence genome encodes:
- the LOC115749729 gene encoding transcription factor AS1: MKERQRWRAEEDALLRAYVKQYGPREWHLVSQRMNTPLNRDAKSCLERWKNYLKPGIKKGSLSEEEQHLVIQLQAKHGNKWKKIAAEIPGRTAKRLGKWWEVFKEKQQREQKENKGALPIDEGKYDHILENFAEKLVKERSTPALLMATANSGFIHTDSPALAPALLPPWLSNSNSTRTLRPPSPSVTLSLSPATVPASQPIPWLQADRGLDNGSLSLTGLPNHVPPPTSGENMLMSELAECCKELEEGHRAWAAHKKEAAWRLKRLELQLESEKACRRREKMEEIEAKINTLREEQKASLDKIETEYREQLAGLRKDAESKEQKLAEQWAAKHMQLSKLVEQIGFKPRIADHNRQ; encoded by the coding sequence ATGAAGGAAAGACAGCGTTGGAGAGCTGAAGAGGACGCCTTGTTACGTGCATATGTAAAACAGTATGGCCCAAGGGAGTGGCACCTTGTGTCTCAGCGCATGAACACACCCCTTAACCGTGATGCCAAGTCCTGCTTAGAGAGGTGGAAGAACTACCTGAAACCAGGTATAAAGAAGGGATCCCTGAGTGAGGAAGAACAGCATCTTGTCATACAGCTTCAGGCGAAACACGGCAACAAATGGAAGAAAATTGCTGCTGAGATCCCAGGCCGTACGGCTAAGAGATTGGGGAAGTGGTGGGAGGTATTTAAAGAGAAACAGCAAAGGGAGCAAAAGGAGAACAAAGGTGCTTTACCAATCGACGAGGGGAAATACGATCATATATTAGAAAACTTCGCCGAGAAGCTAGTGAAGGAGCGATCTACCCCGGCACTTCTCATGGCCACAGCAAACAGTGGCTTCATTCACACCGATTCACCTGCTCTTGCTCCAGCTCTTCTACCTCCATGGCTTTCGAATTCTAATAGCACCCGGACTCTGAGGCCTCCTTCACCATCAGTAACCCTAAGTCTCTCCCCTGCGACAGTTCCAGCATCTCAACCGATCCCGTGGCTGCAGGCAGATAGAGGACTTGATAATGGTTCTCTCTCACTGACCGGTTTGCCTAACCACGTTCCACCCCCTACTTCCGGAGAAAATATGTTAATGTCTGAACTTGCTGAGTGCTGCAAGGAATTGGAAGAAGGGCACCGTGCTTGGGCAGCACACAAGAAGGAAGCGGCATGGAGGTTGAAACGACTGGAGTTGCAGTTGGAGTCGGAGAAGGCGTGCAGGAGGAGGGAGAAAATGGAAGAGATAGAGGCGAAGATCAACACTCTCAGGGAAGAGCAGAAAGCTTCTTTGGATAAGATTGAAACAGAATACAGAGAGCAGCTGGCAGGATTGAGGAAAGATGCAGAATCCAAGGAGCAGAAGCTGGCTGAACAGTGGGCAGCGAAACATATGCAGCTCTCTAAGTTGGTTGAGCAAATCGGGTTTAAGCCCCGTATTGCTGACCACAACAGGCAGTGA